A single window of Granulicella cerasi DNA harbors:
- the exaC gene encoding acetaldehyde dehydrogenase ExaC yields MATTSPVHEATTTLQQDTPFRKRYGNFIGGQWVEPVEGQYFDNITPVTGKVLCEIPRSGAADIEKALDAAEKAKTAWGRTSVTERSNILLKIAQRIEDNNDLLARAETWDNGKPIRETTAADVPLSADHFRYFAGAIRAQQGGISEIDHDTVAYHFHEPLGIVGQIIPWNFPLLMAAWKLAPALAAGNCVVLKPAEQTPASILVLMELIGDLLPAGVLNVVNGFGREVGKELATNPRINKIAFTGSTVTGRMIMQYASENIIPMTLELGGKSPNIFFEDILDQDEEYIDKAIEGLALFAFNQGEVCTCPSRALIHESIYDKFMERVLPRVKAIKQANPFDPSTQIGAQASKQQFEKIMSYLDLGVKEGAELLTGGKAAQVSDDIAGGFYIQPTMFRGNNKMRIFQEEIFGPVLSVTTFKDDAEALAIANDTLYGLGAGVWTRDVNRAYRFGREIEAGRVWTNCYHLYPAHAAFGGYKQSGIGRENHLMMLDHYQQTKNQLISYSPKKLGLF; encoded by the coding sequence ATGGCAACGACCTCTCCCGTCCACGAAGCGACCACCACTCTCCAGCAGGACACTCCCTTCCGCAAGCGCTACGGCAACTTCATCGGCGGGCAGTGGGTCGAGCCTGTCGAGGGACAGTACTTCGACAACATCACTCCCGTCACCGGCAAGGTACTCTGCGAGATCCCCCGCTCGGGCGCGGCTGATATCGAGAAAGCGCTCGATGCCGCTGAGAAGGCCAAGACCGCATGGGGCCGCACCTCGGTCACCGAGCGCTCGAACATTCTGCTCAAGATCGCGCAGCGCATCGAGGACAACAACGACCTGCTCGCGCGCGCCGAGACCTGGGACAACGGCAAGCCGATCCGCGAGACGACCGCCGCCGACGTCCCGCTGAGCGCCGATCACTTCCGCTACTTTGCCGGCGCGATTCGCGCGCAGCAGGGCGGCATCAGCGAGATCGACCACGACACCGTCGCATATCACTTCCATGAGCCGCTGGGCATCGTCGGGCAGATCATTCCGTGGAACTTCCCTCTGCTGATGGCTGCGTGGAAGCTCGCTCCCGCACTCGCCGCGGGCAACTGCGTGGTGCTGAAGCCTGCCGAGCAGACGCCCGCGTCGATTCTCGTGCTGATGGAGCTGATCGGCGACCTGCTACCTGCGGGCGTGTTGAACGTCGTCAACGGCTTTGGCCGCGAGGTGGGCAAGGAGCTCGCGACGAACCCGCGCATCAACAAGATCGCGTTCACCGGCTCCACCGTCACCGGTCGCATGATCATGCAATATGCGTCTGAGAACATCATCCCGATGACGCTCGAGCTCGGCGGCAAGAGCCCGAACATCTTCTTCGAAGACATTCTCGATCAGGACGAAGAGTACATCGATAAAGCAATCGAAGGCCTCGCGCTCTTCGCGTTCAATCAAGGCGAAGTCTGCACCTGTCCGTCGCGTGCGCTCATCCACGAGAGCATCTACGACAAGTTCATGGAACGCGTACTGCCGCGCGTGAAAGCGATCAAGCAGGCGAACCCGTTTGATCCGTCGACGCAGATCGGCGCGCAGGCCTCCAAGCAGCAGTTCGAGAAGATCATGAGTTATCTCGATCTCGGCGTGAAGGAAGGCGCGGAGCTACTGACCGGTGGCAAGGCCGCGCAGGTAAGTGACGACATCGCTGGCGGCTTCTACATTCAGCCAACGATGTTCCGCGGCAACAACAAGATGCGCATCTTTCAGGAGGAGATCTTCGGACCGGTGCTTTCGGTCACGACCTTCAAGGACGATGCGGAAGCGCTCGCCATCGCGAACGACACACTCTACGGCCTTGGCGCTGGTGTGTGGACGCGCGATGTGAACCGCGCCTATCGCTTCGGTCGCGAGATTGAAGCAGGCCGCGTGTGGACGAACTGCTACCACCTGTATCCCGCGCACGCAGCGTTCGGCGGCTATAAGCAGAGCGGCATCGGCCGCGAAAACCACCTGATGATGCTCGACCACTACCAGCAGACGAAGAACCAGCTCATCAGCTACAGCCCGAAGAAGCTCGGCTTGTTCTAA
- a CDS encoding sigma-54-dependent Fis family transcriptional regulator: MSLTQEKPVDRNTAPASRHMLPELIQASWQRCRHYGMSPQWQITQAPLSDSELHLQQEQNRQLRKLALREMNLLEPGLSTAGRILLLADAQGVVLDSQGDSTFLGRARKVSLMPGASWREQITGTNAIGTAIVERRFVQVIGEQHFFDENRFLACNAMPIFSPTGQLAGVLDISGSAFVNAPSASKLVRHAVQHIEHDWTAESATDLVVRLHQHPSWLSTPEEGLLCFNDGVLSAASSRGLAFLGLGAAVIGRVHWRDIFQGAPTYGRQELRLQQAAGLYYADVSRSSVLSASIAASEVPHAGPESFEDLKDEALRRAVAAENGNVSAAARKLGIHRSTFYRRLKQEPN; encoded by the coding sequence GTGAGCCTTACGCAGGAGAAGCCCGTGGACCGCAACACTGCACCAGCATCGCGACACATGTTGCCTGAGCTGATCCAGGCTTCCTGGCAACGCTGTCGCCACTACGGCATGTCGCCGCAGTGGCAGATTACGCAAGCTCCGCTGAGCGACAGTGAGTTGCATCTGCAGCAGGAGCAGAACCGCCAGCTTCGTAAACTCGCACTGCGCGAGATGAATCTGCTCGAGCCGGGACTTTCCACCGCCGGCCGCATTCTGCTGCTCGCCGACGCGCAGGGTGTCGTGCTGGACTCACAGGGCGACAGCACTTTTCTGGGCCGCGCGCGCAAGGTGTCGCTGATGCCCGGCGCCTCATGGCGCGAACAGATCACCGGCACGAACGCGATCGGTACGGCCATCGTCGAGCGCCGCTTCGTACAGGTGATCGGCGAACAACATTTCTTCGACGAGAACCGCTTCCTCGCCTGCAACGCGATGCCGATCTTTTCACCGACCGGTCAACTCGCGGGCGTGCTTGATATCTCCGGAAGCGCGTTCGTCAATGCGCCTTCTGCCTCCAAGCTCGTGCGCCACGCGGTGCAACACATCGAGCATGACTGGACCGCCGAAAGCGCTACTGATCTTGTGGTGCGGCTGCACCAGCATCCCTCGTGGCTCAGCACACCGGAAGAAGGTCTGCTCTGTTTCAACGACGGCGTGCTGAGCGCGGCGAGCAGTCGCGGCCTCGCATTCCTTGGCCTTGGGGCTGCGGTCATCGGTCGCGTGCACTGGCGCGACATCTTTCAAGGCGCGCCGACGTATGGCCGCCAGGAGCTTCGCCTGCAGCAGGCTGCCGGACTCTATTACGCCGACGTCTCGCGCTCCAGCGTGCTCTCTGCGTCGATCGCCGCCTCTGAGGTTCCGCACGCTGGGCCGGAGAGCTTCGAAGACCTCAAGGATGAAGCGCTGCGCCGCGCTGTTGCTGCGGAGAATGGCAACGTCTCTGCCGCCGCGCGCAAGCTCGGCATCCATCGCAGCACCTTCTATCGCCGCTTAAAGCAGGAGCCGAACTAG
- a CDS encoding efflux RND transporter permease subunit → MKGFIQALLRYRTVVFILLIAAFFAGIFGALKLDIEAYPDPSPPLVEIITQNPAWSAEEMEQQVTAPIELTLNGTPELEQVRSISIFGLSDVKLYFKFSSDLFHDRQEVLARLQTLQLPGGLQPQLSPWSPIGEIYRYQLTGPYSLNDLKSTQDWLVRRELKQVPGIIDITTFGGTTKQYQIEPDPNKLLAYGVTLPQLITAVQNSNANAGGNYMTLGEQNINVRSLGLIKSLDDMRNIVVASKNGTPVLVRDVAEVKEGYQPRLGKIGRNGQSDIVEGIVLLQKGGESMPALDGLKKKIDDLNNGSMLPPGMHINTIYDRTKLIDQTTHTVKHVIITGLVLVTLILLIMLGDLRTTIITALTIPFAVLFAFSMMVLTGHPANLISIGAIDFGILVDSSIIVLENIFRYMQQRKPGEGPEEAVQHGVAVAARPVLFSTLIILVAFIPLFTMEGVPGKIFSPMSVTYGFALFGALMFAIIFAPVLAAIFAPKVNAQQEAKKASGTAVNRFFSRHYERWLNRSLAHPKMVWTLAGGAMLAGVLVFVFAVGGEFMPPLEEGNLWIRATLPQDISFDKGAMFADEIREEIRKFPEVTQVVSQIGRPDDGTDVTTFNNVEFGVSLKPSDQWPADVHGDKDELIEQMQKAFAKYPGTVFGFSQNIQDNVEEAMSGVKGENSIKLFGDDLAQLSKLSDEMVGVMGTVQGVTDAGVFKVSGQPNLIISVNRANAARYGVAPADINAAVQAAVGGAPITQMIEGDRRFDITVRYPDAYRGTPETVSQIQLPTPDGGHVALSQVADVGVHEGSFTIYREGGRRYIPIKFSVRGRDLADTITDLQKQIADKVKMPNGYNYTWAGEFDSLRKEQARLGLVIPISLVVIFLLLYLAFQRWTDAVIVLLALPFCAVGGIFALLVTHTAFSISAAVGFTSLTGVATLTSVVFLAGLRHHQHAHPGENALREGAQHELLPVLMAGFAAGLGLLPAAVMNGIGAQAQQPLARVVVGGVVTTVLTVIFLIPEFVRFFEKREERRRQSHRATVSADTE, encoded by the coding sequence ATGAAGGGCTTTATCCAGGCGCTCTTGCGCTATCGCACCGTTGTCTTCATCCTGCTGATCGCAGCATTCTTCGCGGGCATCTTTGGCGCGTTGAAACTCGATATCGAAGCGTACCCCGATCCCTCGCCACCGCTCGTCGAAATCATCACGCAGAACCCTGCGTGGAGCGCGGAAGAGATGGAGCAGCAGGTCACCGCGCCCATCGAACTCACACTGAACGGCACGCCTGAGCTTGAGCAGGTGCGCTCGATCTCGATCTTCGGCCTCAGTGATGTGAAGCTGTACTTCAAGTTCTCCAGCGATCTGTTCCACGATCGCCAGGAGGTCCTCGCACGCCTGCAAACGCTGCAACTTCCTGGCGGTCTGCAACCGCAGCTTTCGCCATGGTCGCCCATCGGCGAAATTTATCGCTATCAACTCACCGGACCGTATTCGCTGAACGACCTGAAGTCTACGCAGGACTGGCTCGTTCGCCGCGAGTTGAAGCAGGTGCCGGGCATCATCGACATCACCACCTTCGGCGGAACGACGAAGCAGTATCAGATCGAGCCTGATCCGAACAAGCTGCTGGCGTACGGCGTCACCCTGCCGCAACTGATCACGGCGGTGCAGAACAGCAACGCCAACGCGGGCGGCAACTACATGACGCTCGGCGAACAGAACATCAACGTTCGCTCGCTCGGCCTCATCAAGAGCCTCGACGACATGCGCAACATCGTCGTTGCCTCCAAAAACGGTACCCCGGTACTCGTGCGTGACGTCGCCGAAGTGAAAGAAGGTTATCAGCCGCGTCTCGGCAAGATCGGGCGCAACGGACAGAGCGACATCGTCGAAGGCATCGTGCTGCTGCAAAAGGGCGGCGAGAGTATGCCTGCGCTCGACGGGCTGAAGAAGAAAATCGATGACCTGAACAATGGCTCGATGCTGCCTCCGGGCATGCACATCAACACGATCTACGACCGCACCAAGCTGATCGACCAGACGACGCACACGGTGAAGCACGTCATCATCACGGGCCTCGTGCTCGTGACGCTGATTCTGCTCATCATGCTCGGAGATCTGCGCACGACGATCATCACTGCGCTCACCATCCCCTTTGCCGTGTTGTTCGCGTTCTCCATGATGGTGTTGACCGGTCATCCGGCCAACCTCATCTCGATCGGCGCGATCGACTTCGGCATTCTCGTCGATTCGTCGATCATCGTGCTCGAAAACATCTTCCGTTACATGCAGCAACGCAAGCCGGGCGAGGGCCCGGAAGAGGCGGTGCAGCATGGCGTGGCCGTAGCGGCGCGACCTGTGTTGTTCTCCACGCTGATCATTCTCGTGGCGTTCATTCCGCTGTTCACGATGGAAGGCGTTCCGGGCAAGATCTTCTCGCCGATGTCGGTCACGTACGGCTTTGCACTCTTCGGCGCGCTGATGTTCGCGATCATCTTTGCACCGGTGCTCGCGGCCATCTTCGCACCGAAGGTGAACGCGCAGCAGGAGGCGAAGAAGGCTTCGGGCACCGCCGTCAATCGCTTCTTCTCGCGTCATTACGAGCGCTGGTTGAATCGTTCGCTGGCCCATCCGAAGATGGTGTGGACGCTGGCAGGCGGCGCCATGCTCGCGGGTGTGCTGGTGTTCGTCTTCGCCGTGGGTGGTGAGTTTATGCCACCGCTCGAAGAAGGCAATCTCTGGATTCGCGCCACGCTGCCGCAGGACATTTCCTTCGATAAGGGGGCGATGTTCGCGGACGAGATTCGCGAGGAGATCCGCAAGTTCCCCGAGGTCACGCAGGTCGTTTCGCAGATCGGTCGACCAGACGACGGCACCGATGTGACGACCTTCAACAATGTAGAGTTTGGCGTTTCTCTGAAGCCCTCCGATCAATGGCCCGCCGACGTTCACGGCGACAAGGACGAGCTGATCGAGCAGATGCAGAAGGCGTTTGCGAAGTATCCCGGCACCGTCTTCGGCTTCTCGCAGAACATCCAGGACAACGTGGAAGAAGCGATGAGCGGCGTGAAGGGTGAGAACTCCATCAAGCTCTTCGGCGACGATCTCGCGCAACTCTCCAAACTCTCCGATGAAATGGTCGGAGTGATGGGCACCGTGCAGGGCGTAACCGATGCCGGCGTCTTCAAGGTGAGCGGACAACCGAACCTCATCATCAGCGTGAACCGCGCCAACGCGGCCCGCTATGGTGTGGCGCCGGCGGACATCAACGCAGCGGTGCAAGCCGCTGTAGGTGGTGCGCCGATCACGCAGATGATCGAAGGCGATCGCCGCTTCGACATCACCGTGCGCTACCCTGACGCGTATCGCGGAACGCCGGAGACGGTATCGCAAATCCAACTGCCCACGCCCGACGGCGGACATGTCGCGCTTTCGCAGGTGGCAGATGTGGGCGTGCATGAAGGCAGCTTCACGATCTATCGCGAAGGCGGCCGACGCTACATCCCCATCAAGTTCAGTGTGCGTGGACGCGACCTCGCGGACACCATCACGGATCTGCAGAAGCAGATAGCCGACAAGGTGAAGATGCCGAACGGCTACAACTACACCTGGGCGGGCGAGTTCGACTCGCTGCGCAAGGAGCAGGCTCGTCTTGGGCTGGTGATTCCGATCAGTCTCGTCGTGATCTTCCTGCTGCTGTACCTTGCGTTCCAGCGTTGGACAGATGCGGTGATCGTGCTGCTGGCGTTGCCCTTCTGTGCGGTTGGCGGCATCTTCGCGTTGCTCGTTACGCACACGGCGTTCAGCATTTCTGCCGCCGTCGGCTTCACCTCACTTACCGGTGTGGCGACGCTTACGTCGGTGGTCTTCCTCGCGGGACTGCGACATCATCAACACGCTCATCCGGGCGAGAACGCGCTGCGCGAAGGTGCGCAGCACGAACTGCTGCCAGTGCTGATGGCAGGCTTCGCTGCGGGGCTCGGCTTGCTCCCTGCAGCGGTGATGAACGGCATCGGCGCGCAGGCGCAGCAGCCGCTCGCGCGCGTGGTGGTGGGTGGTGTGGTGACGACGGTACTCACCGTAATCTTCCTGATTCCGGAGTTTGTGCGTTTCTTCGAAAAGCGCGAAGAGCGTCGTCGTCAGTCGCATCGTGCGACGGTTTCGGCAGACACCGAATAG
- a CDS encoding efflux RND transporter periplasmic adaptor subunit, producing MTARRFYFTPLAASVAALVFVGGCKKHTTETAAPTQPTANIQVGTVHSETIDATLRLPGRVEADPDKLVHIYAPLSGRLLNMTLVPGQEVRKGQAVATLQSSDVAQARADFEKAKIETIRADHALDRGKLLASHEVMSQADLQELQATDSAAHSELERTRQHVHELGFSENSTSDITTVTAPITGTVLDIGTATGEMQRSLETTTGIATVANLDTVWVTGDVYEQDLHAVHPHAQVTVSFTAYPGEKFSGTVANIGDSFDPSTHAVKVRVVMPNPGHRLKPQMFATLLLSQPAQPRILLPAGAVLHDGESTIVYVPAGDGKYTTKKVTTGAQAGDRIEITSGLNDGDRVVMQGAAFLRQPVGD from the coding sequence ATGACTGCACGTCGTTTCTACTTCACTCCTCTTGCTGCCAGCGTCGCCGCGCTCGTCTTCGTCGGCGGATGCAAGAAGCACACCACCGAGACCGCTGCGCCGACGCAGCCCACAGCAAACATTCAAGTGGGCACGGTGCACAGCGAGACCATCGACGCCACGCTGCGCCTGCCCGGCCGCGTCGAAGCCGACCCCGACAAGCTCGTGCACATCTACGCGCCGCTCAGCGGCCGCCTGCTCAACATGACGCTCGTACCGGGCCAGGAAGTGCGTAAGGGACAAGCGGTCGCCACGCTGCAGAGCAGCGATGTCGCTCAGGCCCGTGCGGATTTCGAGAAAGCCAAGATCGAGACGATCCGCGCTGATCACGCGCTCGACCGCGGCAAGCTGCTCGCCTCGCACGAGGTCATGTCACAGGCTGATCTGCAGGAACTGCAAGCCACTGACAGCGCCGCGCACTCGGAGCTCGAGCGCACACGTCAGCATGTGCACGAGCTCGGCTTCAGCGAGAACAGCACCAGCGATATCACCACCGTAACCGCGCCGATCACGGGTACGGTGCTCGACATTGGCACCGCAACCGGCGAGATGCAGCGCTCGCTCGAGACCACGACCGGCATCGCAACGGTAGCGAATCTCGATACCGTCTGGGTGACCGGCGATGTCTACGAGCAGGACCTGCACGCCGTGCATCCTCACGCGCAGGTAACGGTGAGCTTCACCGCATACCCCGGCGAGAAGTTCAGCGGAACCGTTGCCAACATTGGCGATTCGTTCGATCCTTCGACGCATGCCGTGAAGGTGCGCGTGGTGATGCCGAACCCCGGTCATCGTCTGAAGCCGCAGATGTTTGCGACGCTGCTGCTCTCGCAGCCTGCACAACCGCGCATCCTGCTGCCCGCTGGAGCGGTACTGCATGACGGCGAATCAACCATCGTCTACGTACCCGCAGGCGACGGCAAGTACACGACAAAGAAGGTGACGACGGGCGCGCAGGCAGGTGACCGCATCGAGATCACCAGCGGACTCAATGACGGCGATCGCGTCGTGATGCAGGGCGCGGCGTTCCTGCGCCAGCCGGTAGGAGACTAA
- a CDS encoding TolC family protein, whose translation MRRALLLTPSFAFTLFAWAQAPAPAPQQNAALPATIIAAVHRGSATPLTLQQVLDQSHRANPTLLSGAEHLNAVRAGEVTAGLRQNPVLTGGGQMFTLAPDDPNGPPFYNVGVQRLFERGGKRQLRLDGAKATTTLTSDQLADTQRQMDLAVRQAFAKMLFAEAALEISRENLEGYRHTVDLMKVRLDAGDMDRTDFDRVELQLVGFENDFDNANLALRQSSIALQSMLGVNTPSDDFAVTGSLEPSPLAYTLEELHTAALKNRPDLQAAQAQVDANAASVKLAVANGKADPTLEAEYERSGHANTMGANIQIPLRFFDRNQGEKARAQHELESSRLALVAARNQVISDVDTAWAAYQTATSQDGRYRAKYLAEAAHVRDNMEFSYRHGNTTLLDYLSALSDYRQVNLASLNANLQLLLAVEQLTTAAHMEINP comes from the coding sequence GTGCGCAGAGCTCTCTTGCTCACGCCATCCTTTGCTTTCACGCTTTTCGCGTGGGCACAGGCACCCGCGCCTGCTCCCCAGCAGAACGCGGCTTTGCCTGCAACCATCATCGCGGCGGTGCACCGCGGCAGCGCCACACCGCTCACACTGCAGCAGGTGCTCGACCAGTCCCATCGCGCAAACCCGACGCTGCTTTCCGGCGCGGAGCACCTGAACGCCGTGCGCGCTGGCGAGGTCACCGCAGGCCTGCGGCAGAACCCCGTACTCACCGGCGGTGGACAGATGTTCACGCTCGCGCCGGATGATCCGAACGGTCCGCCGTTCTACAACGTCGGCGTGCAGCGGCTTTTCGAACGCGGCGGCAAGCGCCAGTTGCGGCTCGATGGAGCGAAGGCCACCACGACGCTGACCAGCGATCAACTCGCCGACACGCAGCGCCAGATGGACCTCGCGGTGCGGCAGGCGTTTGCGAAGATGCTCTTCGCCGAAGCTGCGCTCGAGATCTCGCGTGAGAACCTCGAAGGCTATCGCCATACGGTCGACCTGATGAAGGTGCGGCTCGATGCTGGCGATATGGACCGCACGGATTTCGATCGCGTGGAGTTGCAGCTTGTCGGCTTTGAGAACGACTTCGACAACGCCAATCTCGCACTACGCCAGTCGAGCATTGCGCTGCAGTCGATGCTTGGCGTGAACACGCCGAGTGATGACTTCGCGGTGACCGGATCGCTCGAGCCTTCGCCGCTCGCCTATACGCTCGAAGAGTTGCACACCGCGGCGCTGAAGAACCGCCCGGACCTGCAGGCTGCGCAGGCGCAGGTGGACGCGAACGCGGCATCGGTGAAGCTCGCCGTGGCCAACGGCAAGGCCGACCCAACGCTTGAGGCCGAGTATGAGCGCAGCGGACACGCAAATACGATGGGTGCGAACATCCAGATTCCGCTGCGTTTCTTTGACCGCAACCAGGGCGAGAAAGCTCGCGCACAGCATGAGCTTGAGTCAAGCCGACTGGCGCTTGTCGCTGCGCGGAATCAGGTGATCTCTGACGTCGACACGGCGTGGGCGGCTTACCAGACGGCAACGTCGCAGGACGGCCGCTATCGCGCAAAATACCTCGCCGAAGCCGCGCATGTGCGCGACAACATGGAGTTCAGCTATCGCCACGGCAATACGACGCTGCTCGATTATCTGAGCGCGCTCTCGGACTATCGCCAGGTGAACCTCGCTTCGCTCAACGCTAATTTGCAGCTTTTGCTGGCGGTCGAACAACTGACGACCGCAGCCCACATGGAGATCAATCCCTAA